In the Candidatus Eisenbacteria bacterium genome, GCGGCCCCCGCGCGCCCCGGGCGGCCGGTCACCGCGAGCAGGTCGCCGGGCCGCGCACCGAAGCGCGTCCACGCCGCGCCCTTCGCGACTTCGCCGAGCAGCGTCACGCTCCACCACGCGGCACCGCGCGTCCGCGTCACGTTGCCACCGACGATCGCGGCCCCGTGCTTCGCGAGCGCTCGCGCGAGTCCGCGCTGCGTGGCTTCGAGCGTTTCGGGAACCGGGCTCGCTCCGACACCGAGGCTCACCAGCGCCCAGCGCGGCGTCGCCGCCATCGCGGCGAGGTCGCTCAGATTCGCGGCCGCGAGGCGTGCGCCCATCGCCTCGGCATCCATCCACGCCGCATCCCAGTGCACGCCTTCGACGAACGTGTCGGTGGTCGCGACCAGCTCGCGGTCCGGCGACGGGCGCAGCACCGCCGCGTCGTCGCCGGGGCCGACCGTGACTCCGTCACCGGCCGGAAGTCGCGAGACGAGCCGATCGATGAGATCGAACTCGCCTCGCACCGTCCGCCTGAGCCTCATCCAGTCCTCCGCAATCGGTGCTACGGAATCGGCTTCACCTCGATCGTGCCGAGCCCCGCCAGCTCCTTCTGTGCGAGCTTGGGATCGGTCACCACCAGGATGCGCAGGTCCTCGACGCAGAAGTTGGTCTTGAGCACCCGCCGCACGTCTTCCATGGTGACTTCGTTCACCCGGGCGCTGAACGTCTCGACGAACCGGGGATCGATGCCGTAGAAGTCGATGGTCAGCAGATTGTCCGCAAGATCGTCGGGCGCCTGGAGTCCGAGCGGGAACTGCCCGGTCAAAAAGCGTTTCGACTTGTCGAGCTCCGCCACCGTCGGACCCTCGTCGCGCAGCTTCTTGATCTCCGCGATGGTGGCGTCGATGCACTTTCGAAGCGTCTGGTTGCGCGTGAACGTGGTGACAACGAACGAACCCGAGTTGCGCCACATGTTCTGGCGACTGCGGATGCTGTAGGTGAGCCCCTGCACCACGCGGATCTCGTTCACGAGTCGCGAGGTGAAGCCGGCACCCAGGATCGTGTTCGCGATCCGGATCGCGTAGTAGTCCGGATGACTGCGCGGCACGCCCATGCAGGCGAGCCGGATCTGGGTCTGCGTGACCTCGGGTTTCTCGATCACACGCACCTGCCGGCCCTTCAAGCCGACGCTCGCGTCGTACCGCTCCGCGGCCGGCTCGCCGCCCGGCTTCCAGTCGGCGAACAGCTTCTCCAGCCGCGGCACCAGCGTGGCGATGTCGACGTCCCCCACCACCGCGAGCACCGACTGATTCGGGCGGGCGTGGCGATCGTGGAAGCGCAGCACGTCGTCACGGGTGATGGACTTGACGCTCGCCTCCCAGCCTTCGGGCGGATGCGCCAGACGCGTGTCGCCGAGCAGGAACGGGAACAGCGCCTGGTCCGCGACCGTGCCGGGGTCGTCGCGTCCGTTCACCAGCGCGCCGACCTGCTCTTCCTTGACGCGCGAGAAATCGGCTTCGGGAAACGTCGGCGCCACGACCACGTCGTGGAAGATCGCGAGTCCGGTGTCGAGGTCCTTGCGCAGCACCTCGCACGAGATCACCAGCCGCTCGGCTTCGGTGGCCACGCCGAGATCGCCGCCTACGAACTCGATGTCGGCGGCGAGCTGCTTCGCGGTGCGAGCGCCCGCGCCTTGCGTGAGCATGTTGCCGGTCAGATTCGCGAGCCCTTCCTTGCCGACCGGATCGTTGACCGAGCCGGCGCGCACCATGAGCTTCAGGTCGACGAGCGGCAGTCGCTTGGTGGGCATCACATAAACGGTGAGGCCGTTCTTGAGTTGCGTCCTGGTGTAGGCCGGGAGCTGGAACTCGGCCGCGACCGCCTCGCCCGGAGCGAGCGCGACGCAGGCACCGAGTGCGACCCACGCGACGGCGAGAAATCCCGCGCGCGCGCGGTCACTCCACGATGGTTCGAGGCGGCTCACGGCGTACCTCCCGCGCCCTCGCGCGATTCCGGCACCAGCACCGCGACCGTGCGGCGCGTGGAGACGAACACCTCCTTCGCGACCCGCTTCACGTCGGCTGCGGTGACGCGGCGATAGCGCTCCGGCGTTTCGTACATGCGCTTGTAGTCGCCGAGCACGTGCTCGGCGAAGGCGATCGCCTCGCCGACTCCATTGTTGGTCTTGAGTCCCTTCACGAAGCGCGCCTCCAGGATGTTCTTGGCCTTCTGCAGTTCGCGATCGGTTGGCCCGTCTTTGACGAACTTGTCGAGCACCGCCTGCAGCGCGCGTTCACCGTCGGCCGCCGTCTTGCCCGGCCGCATTTCGACCGCGAACTCGAACAGCCCGGGGTTGAGCCGCGTGCCGAAGTACGACGAGGCGTCGAGCGCGATCTGCTGATCGACGACCAGTGCTTCGTGCAGCCGTGACGACTCGCCGCGCGACAGGATGGTGCTGATCACGTCGAGCACCCACACGTCGTCGCCCCGGACGCCCGGCGCCTTGTACCCGATCTGGAAGCTCTCGGCCTCGGCCGGGTAGAGCACGTTCACGCGCCGCTCGCCGCGCTGCTCGGGTTCCGAGTCGAACGGCTCCGCCGGCGGCTTCTGCGCAGGGATCGAGCCGAACGCCTTCTCGATCTGCGCCAGCACGGTCTTGGTGTCGAAGTGACCCGCGACGACCAGAATGCAGTTGTTCGGCGCGTAGTAGGTGCGGAAGTACTCGACGCAGTCCTCGCGCGTGATGCGCTCGAGGTCTTTCATCCATCCGATCACCGGCCAACCGTAGGGGCCGGCGACGAACGCGGTGGCGTAGAGCTGCTCGTCGAGCATTCCGGGGATCGAGTTGTCGGTGCGCAGGCGGCGCTCCTCTTTGACCACCTCGATCTCACTCTTCAACTGATCCGGCAGCAGCGACAGGGACGCCATGCGATCCGAGTCGAGCTCGAACAGCACGCCGACGCGATCCGAGGCGATGTCCTCGTAGTAGGCGGTCTGGTCGTTCGAGGTGAACGCGTTCGAATAACCGCCGTTCGACTCGAGGATGCGATCGTATTCCTTGGGCGCCACGTTCTTCGAGCCGTTGAACATCATGTGCTCGAAGAAGTGAGAGATCCCCGTGATGCCCGGCTGTTCGTTGCGCGAGCCGACCTTGAACCACTGCCAGAACGTGACGGTCGGCACGCTGTGATCTTCGTGGGTCAGGATCGTGAGCCCGTTCGCGAGCTGGTGCTTTGCGATCGGAAACGTCGCGGCGGTGATCGCCGAGGTCGGCGCCGTCACGGCACGCGGCGGCGGCGCCGGTTGCTTCGGCCTGGGGGCGGCGAGCGGCACGGCCGCGTTCGCGGCCAGTGCAACGAGCGCGAGCGCCAGCGGAATCGAGAGACGCATGGAACCTCCGAGGGGTACCGGAACACGGGGACCGGGGCAGTCTAGGTAGCCGCGCGCGGGCCCGGCAAGCGGCGAGCGCGGCACCCGGCCGGTGGCGGACGCCTCCGAGGGCTGTGCTAACCTCGCCGCCGCACCGGGCGACCGCTTCCCGCGCCACCACTCCACCGCGAGGTGCCCGTGATTCGCCGTTTCCATCCGCTCCTTCTTGCGCTCATTCCGCTCGTCGTCGCTTCGTGCTCCAAGGACGCGGATAACTCTACGCTGGGACCCGGGTTCGATGATCGCGGCGTGGCACTGGGGGCCGCGAACCTGTTCGCGCCCCAGCGAGCACTCGTCTGGTCCGCGGCCACCAACGAGCTGGTCGGAGTCGCCGGCTCAGCGGCGGGCGTTGGCTCCGAAGCGCTGATCGCCATGAGCGCGAGCTCCGGCGCGATCCGGCTTCTCGATGCCGCGCCGACCGGTTCGCTGCGGCTGTCGGAGGACGGCGGGTTCGTCTACTACGAGTCGTTCGTGAGCGACACCGGCGTCGCCGGCGACCGGGTCGAGCTGCGGCGGCGCCCGCTCGGCGCAGGCGCGAGCCAGCTCGTGGCGACGTGTTCCGGAGTGTGCGCCCATTTGTTCGCGATCTCGGACGACGAATCGCGCGTGGCGTGGTCGCGGCTCGACTCGGAGTTCGATCCCGAATCGCTGCGCATCGTTTCGCAGCCGAGCGGCGCGCTGGAGTCCCCGGGCGCCGGCCTGCCGGTCGCGTTTGCGCCCGATGCGAGTGCGCTGCTCTACCAGACTTCGTCGGTCGCCTCGGCGCTCCAGCAGTGGCTCGCCTCGAGCGGCGCGGGTTCACCGTTCGATCTCGGCCTGCCGCTCGGTGCCGCGGTCGCCTCGCTCGATTGGAGTGATCAGGGCGTGCAGGTGCTGTATCTGCAGGGCGCGCACGAGCTGTGGCTCCGCAACGCGACCGCGGCGACCACGCGACGCGTGCTGCTCGCACCGGGCGACAGCCTGCTGTCCGCTCCGATCGCCTGGTCTCGCGACGGGCGCAAGGCTGCGCTGTGGGCGCTCGAACAGCTCGAGCAGCAGCAGCAGACCGTGGCGCGGCTCTACGTGGTCGACCTGGTCGGCACCAACAGTCGCGTGGTGGCGAGCGGCCTCACGTCACAAGGCGCCGTCGCATTCTCGCCCGACGGGTCGCGGATCGCTCAGTTGTTCGGCGGTCAGCTCTACACCAGCGAACTCGGGGCGAGCGTGCGCTCCCAGGTCGCGCGCTCGCGCTGAGTCCAATGCCGCTGCCCGAGCATCTCGAGAAGATCGCGCGCGACAGCGAGGTCACGCCCTTCAAGTCATCCGGACCCGGCGGCCAGAAGAAGAACAAGACCGAGTCGAGCGTGCGGGTGAAGCACCTGCCGAGCGGCATCACGCGCATCG is a window encoding:
- a CDS encoding thiamine-monophosphate kinase; protein product: MRLRRTVRGEFDLIDRLVSRLPAGDGVTVGPGDDAAVLRPSPDRELVATTDTFVEGVHWDAAWMDAEAMGARLAAANLSDLAAMAATPRWALVSLGVGASPVPETLEATQRGLARALAKHGAAIVGGNVTRTRGAAWWSVTLLGEVAKGAAWTRFGARPGDLLAVTGRPGRAGAA
- a CDS encoding insulinase family protein codes for the protein MSRLEPSWSDRARAGFLAVAWVALGACVALAPGEAVAAEFQLPAYTRTQLKNGLTVYVMPTKRLPLVDLKLMVRAGSVNDPVGKEGLANLTGNMLTQGAGARTAKQLAADIEFVGGDLGVATEAERLVISCEVLRKDLDTGLAIFHDVVVAPTFPEADFSRVKEEQVGALVNGRDDPGTVADQALFPFLLGDTRLAHPPEGWEASVKSITRDDVLRFHDRHARPNQSVLAVVGDVDIATLVPRLEKLFADWKPGGEPAAERYDASVGLKGRQVRVIEKPEVTQTQIRLACMGVPRSHPDYYAIRIANTILGAGFTSRLVNEIRVVQGLTYSIRSRQNMWRNSGSFVVTTFTRNQTLRKCIDATIAEIKKLRDEGPTVAELDKSKRFLTGQFPLGLQAPDDLADNLLTIDFYGIDPRFVETFSARVNEVTMEDVRRVLKTNFCVEDLRILVVTDPKLAQKELAGLGTIEVKPIP
- a CDS encoding insulinase family protein; this encodes MRLSIPLALALVALAANAAVPLAAPRPKQPAPPPRAVTAPTSAITAATFPIAKHQLANGLTILTHEDHSVPTVTFWQWFKVGSRNEQPGITGISHFFEHMMFNGSKNVAPKEYDRILESNGGYSNAFTSNDQTAYYEDIASDRVGVLFELDSDRMASLSLLPDQLKSEIEVVKEERRLRTDNSIPGMLDEQLYATAFVAGPYGWPVIGWMKDLERITREDCVEYFRTYYAPNNCILVVAGHFDTKTVLAQIEKAFGSIPAQKPPAEPFDSEPEQRGERRVNVLYPAEAESFQIGYKAPGVRGDDVWVLDVISTILSRGESSRLHEALVVDQQIALDASSYFGTRLNPGLFEFAVEMRPGKTAADGERALQAVLDKFVKDGPTDRELQKAKNILEARFVKGLKTNNGVGEAIAFAEHVLGDYKRMYETPERYRRVTAADVKRVAKEVFVSTRRTVAVLVPESREGAGGTP